A window of Phytoactinopolyspora mesophila contains these coding sequences:
- a CDS encoding ATP-binding cassette domain-containing protein: protein MGHVDLNAISFTLPDGRVLLEDISFRVGDGVKVALVGANGSGKTTLLRIIAGDLHPPKGAVTRSGGLGIMRQFVARDAEDVRSLLLSVAPARVRKAAAAVDAAELVMMERDDEPTQMAYARALAEWADAGGYEAEVTWDVCTTEALGVPYERCRWRDVSSLSGGEQKRLVLEALLHGPDEVLLLDEPDNFLDVPGKRWLEDRLLESPKTVLYVSHDRELLARTATHVVTVELGAAGNTAWVHPGSFGSYHEARQDRFSRLEEMRRRWDEEHAKLKALVQMYKQKAAYNSGMASRYRSAQTRLGRFEDAGPPQAIPREQNLRMRLRGGRTGKRAVICEELELTGLMRPFDLEVWFGERVAVLGSNGSGKSHFLRLLAAGGTDPDVEHLPVAEVPIAPVAHTGLARLGARVRPGWFAQTHEHPELVGRTLLEVLHRGDVRRAGMPREEASRALDRYELAYAAEQSFDSMSGGQQARFQILLLELSGATLLLLDEPTDNLDPVSAEALQDGLAAFEGTVLAVTHDRWFARDFDRFLVFGADGGVYESPEPVWDEGRVVRPR, encoded by the coding sequence GTGGGCCACGTCGACCTGAACGCGATCTCCTTCACTCTTCCCGACGGGCGAGTGCTACTCGAGGACATCTCCTTCCGGGTGGGGGACGGTGTCAAAGTGGCCCTGGTCGGCGCCAACGGCTCCGGCAAGACCACCCTGCTGCGTATCATCGCCGGCGATCTTCATCCACCCAAGGGGGCGGTGACACGAAGCGGCGGGCTGGGGATCATGCGGCAGTTCGTCGCCCGCGACGCGGAGGACGTCCGGTCACTGCTGCTCTCCGTCGCGCCGGCGCGGGTACGTAAAGCTGCGGCCGCCGTCGACGCGGCCGAGTTGGTCATGATGGAGCGCGACGACGAACCGACCCAGATGGCCTACGCGCGGGCACTGGCCGAGTGGGCCGACGCCGGTGGCTACGAAGCCGAGGTGACGTGGGATGTGTGCACCACGGAGGCGCTGGGTGTGCCGTACGAGCGGTGCCGCTGGCGGGACGTGTCGTCATTGTCCGGCGGCGAGCAGAAGCGGCTGGTTCTGGAGGCCTTGCTGCATGGACCCGATGAGGTGCTGCTTCTGGACGAGCCGGACAACTTCCTCGACGTTCCGGGTAAACGCTGGCTCGAGGACCGCCTTCTGGAGTCGCCGAAGACCGTCCTGTACGTCAGCCACGATCGCGAACTGCTCGCCCGCACCGCCACCCACGTCGTGACCGTCGAACTAGGCGCTGCTGGTAACACGGCATGGGTTCACCCGGGCAGCTTCGGGAGCTATCACGAGGCACGGCAGGATCGTTTCTCCCGCCTGGAAGAGATGCGCCGACGCTGGGACGAGGAGCACGCCAAACTGAAGGCACTCGTGCAGATGTACAAGCAGAAGGCGGCCTACAACTCCGGCATGGCTTCTCGCTACCGGTCGGCGCAAACCCGCCTGGGGCGATTCGAGGACGCCGGGCCGCCGCAAGCGATTCCGCGTGAGCAGAACCTGCGGATGCGCCTGCGGGGAGGGCGTACGGGAAAACGCGCGGTCATCTGTGAAGAGCTGGAACTGACCGGCCTGATGCGGCCGTTCGACCTCGAAGTGTGGTTCGGCGAACGAGTGGCGGTCCTCGGGTCCAACGGCTCGGGCAAGTCACATTTCCTGCGGCTGCTCGCCGCCGGGGGAACCGACCCGGACGTCGAACACCTGCCGGTGGCCGAGGTTCCGATCGCACCGGTGGCGCACACCGGCCTGGCCCGGCTCGGAGCGCGGGTCCGGCCCGGCTGGTTCGCGCAGACGCATGAGCATCCTGAGCTGGTTGGACGCACACTGCTAGAGGTTCTGCACCGAGGCGACGTCCGCCGGGCGGGTATGCCGCGCGAAGAAGCCAGCCGCGCACTGGACCGATACGAGCTCGCCTATGCCGCCGAGCAGAGCTTCGATTCGATGTCCGGTGGTCAGCAGGCACGGTTCCAGATCCTGCTTCTGGAGTTGTCCGGCGCGACGCTGCTCCTGCTCGACGAGCCGACCGACAACCTCGACCCGGTGTCGGCCGAAGCGTTGCAGGACGGGCTGGCGGCATTCGAAGGAACAGTGCTGGCTGTCACGCACGACAGATGGTTCGCCCGAGACTTCGACAGGTTCCTCGTGTTCGGCGCTGACGGCGGGGTTTACGAGTCACCGGAGCCGGTGTGGGACGAGGGTCGCGTCGTCCGTCCTCGCTGA
- a CDS encoding GNAT family N-acetyltransferase, which yields MQIRPITATEDAFSAWYDVYLTAHVADYPNGPRFTEQELRVAYRGHEHHDVRLWLAEDGGQAVGAGLLGLPLRDNLKLAEPEIWVRPEARRRGVGTLLLQTAYEAAREHGRSSLLTYLEGPASTDMTAGTFFAEHHGFTRRITEIARVQRPPFDLDAIAKAVDEAEPMAAGYEILTWTVRAPDEHIDEVARLEARLSTDAPLGELDYEAEVWDAARIRKSEERAAEMGRQTWSAVAVLPDGTMTGLTTLSISRESDDNGFQDTTIVDPAHRGHRLGLLLKAANLRQVLRDRPGIQAIWTWNADSNAHMISVNETLGYRIEGWSAGFQREL from the coding sequence ATGCAGATCCGCCCCATCACTGCCACCGAAGACGCGTTCTCAGCCTGGTACGACGTCTATTTGACTGCCCATGTCGCTGACTATCCCAACGGGCCCCGTTTCACCGAGCAGGAGTTGCGGGTTGCCTATCGAGGGCATGAACACCACGACGTGCGGCTGTGGCTCGCCGAAGACGGCGGGCAGGCGGTCGGAGCCGGTCTGCTGGGTTTGCCGTTGCGAGACAACCTGAAGCTCGCCGAGCCGGAGATATGGGTCCGGCCCGAGGCACGTCGCCGCGGTGTCGGCACACTGTTGCTCCAGACCGCCTATGAGGCCGCACGTGAGCACGGCCGTTCCAGCCTGCTGACCTATCTCGAAGGTCCAGCCAGCACAGACATGACCGCTGGTACGTTTTTCGCCGAGCATCACGGCTTCACCCGCCGTATCACCGAGATCGCCCGGGTGCAGCGGCCGCCGTTCGATCTCGATGCCATCGCCAAGGCCGTAGACGAAGCCGAGCCGATGGCCGCCGGCTACGAGATACTGACGTGGACGGTTCGGGCCCCGGACGAACATATCGACGAGGTCGCCCGGCTCGAGGCAAGGTTGAGCACCGACGCACCGCTAGGCGAGCTGGACTATGAAGCCGAGGTCTGGGACGCAGCGCGTATTCGCAAGTCCGAAGAACGGGCCGCCGAGATGGGGCGTCAAACCTGGAGCGCCGTCGCCGTCCTGCCGGACGGCACGATGACCGGGTTGACGACCCTGTCGATATCGCGCGAGAGCGACGACAACGGATTCCAGGACACCACCATCGTCGACCCCGCTCACCGCGGCCATCGGCTCGGGCTGTTGCTCAAGGCCGCCAACCTCCGGCAGGTGCTGCGCGACCGCCCGGGAATTCAAGCCATCTGGACTTGGAACGCGGACTCCAACGCCCACATGATCAGCGTCAACGAAACGTTGGGCTATCGCATCGAAGGCTGGTCCGCCGGCTTCCAGCGCGAGCTGTAG
- the rpsI gene encoding 30S ribosomal protein S9, producing the protein MTETTAENGAEETATTVESFTSESTPSRFSAIEPATATGRRKEAIARVRITPGGGQWKINGRALDEYFPNKVHQQLIRSPFVELELDGRYDVVARLDGGGASGQAGALRLALARALNDADVDNNRAVLKKAGFLTRDARVTERKKAGLKKARKASQYSKR; encoded by the coding sequence ATGACCGAAACCACAGCCGAGAACGGGGCCGAAGAGACCGCGACCACCGTTGAGAGCTTCACCTCCGAGTCGACGCCGTCGCGTTTCTCCGCGATCGAGCCCGCTACCGCCACCGGTCGCCGCAAGGAGGCCATCGCCCGGGTGCGTATCACCCCCGGCGGCGGCCAGTGGAAGATCAACGGCCGTGCGCTGGACGAGTACTTCCCCAACAAGGTGCACCAGCAGCTCATCCGCTCGCCTTTCGTCGAGCTTGAGCTGGACGGCCGCTACGACGTTGTTGCCAGGCTCGATGGCGGCGGCGCTTCCGGCCAGGCCGGTGCACTACGGCTCGCGCTGGCTCGCGCCCTCAACGACGCCGACGTGGACAACAACCGCGCCGTGCTGAAGAAGGCCGGATTCCTCACGCGTGACGCCCGCGTCACCGAGCGCAAGAAGGCCGGACTGAAGAAGGCTCGCAAGGCATCGCAGTACAGCAAGCGCTAA
- the rplM gene encoding 50S ribosomal protein L13 codes for MRTYSPKPGDVERQWHVIDATDVVLGRLASHTATLLRGKHKPVYAPHLDAGDFVIVINADKVALSGNKLDQKIDYRHSGRPGGLRSTTYAELLEKNPRRVIEKAVKGMLPHNSLGRKMLTKLKVYAGPEHPHQAQKPASYEISQLTQ; via the coding sequence GTGCGCACGTACAGCCCCAAGCCCGGTGACGTCGAGCGTCAGTGGCATGTCATCGACGCCACCGACGTCGTCCTCGGCCGGCTCGCCTCCCACACCGCCACTCTTCTGCGCGGTAAGCACAAGCCCGTCTACGCGCCGCACCTCGACGCTGGTGACTTCGTCATCGTCATCAATGCGGACAAGGTCGCGCTGAGCGGCAACAAGCTGGACCAGAAGATCGACTACCGGCACTCGGGCCGCCCGGGTGGGCTCCGCTCCACCACGTATGCGGAGCTGCTCGAGAAGAACCCGCGCCGGGTCATCGAGAAGGCCGTGAAGGGCATGCTTCCGCATAACAGCCTCGGGCGGAAGATGCTCACCAAGCTCAAGGTCTACGCAGGCCCGGAGCACCCGCATCAGGCGCAGAAGCCGGCTTCCTACGAGATTAGCCAGCTCACCCAGTGA
- a CDS encoding MFS transporter codes for MDDGPTTRSSPPALAAARGQTSHWSRRRRSKGSRPLAATRATFAMLYAVDGAILPFFSVFLARAHGLSAGQIGLVLAIGGAASIPAPFLLSMLADRFGRAVRLLMLVLTGSALTLLAMTVADGYWQIALVYALFMVVHESARPLLDGVFFKAQRRTAQLRTVSYHRVRIWGTFGFMVPGVVIYFAMSDDTSLAGLPAVASGLALLAVVSAFHLPTRRAPGGAPEKTKNQLASSSLPELFKAAGALLKRPTTAVFVLAMFCMQTSFTAYSVFYPLHVTDVVGLAPRWLGLITNVGVFIELGYMAAFAWFVRRLGWRWLMVAGAIAAALRLVLLAALPTAGVAVGTQVVHGLVIIVLMVASRVVLDQQASSAIRHTAQGLFAMIVIGGGRIAGSAIGGLIAAHSISALFWSAAALSGFAAVLLAWCLRHFHSDHPT; via the coding sequence ATGGATGACGGCCCCACCACCCGGTCTTCCCCGCCCGCTCTGGCCGCGGCCCGCGGCCAGACGTCTCACTGGTCCCGACGACGGCGCTCTAAGGGCTCCCGGCCGTTAGCGGCGACCCGCGCCACATTCGCGATGTTGTACGCCGTGGACGGCGCCATCCTGCCGTTCTTCTCGGTCTTCCTCGCTCGCGCTCACGGCCTCAGTGCCGGTCAGATCGGCCTCGTGCTGGCGATCGGCGGAGCAGCCAGTATCCCGGCGCCGTTCCTGCTGAGTATGCTCGCCGACCGGTTCGGCCGGGCGGTACGGCTGCTCATGCTGGTGCTGACTGGATCGGCCCTCACCTTGCTGGCTATGACCGTCGCGGACGGCTACTGGCAGATCGCACTTGTGTACGCGCTTTTCATGGTGGTGCACGAATCAGCGAGGCCACTGTTGGACGGCGTCTTCTTCAAGGCGCAACGCCGCACCGCGCAGCTGCGGACCGTGAGCTATCACCGGGTCCGGATCTGGGGCACCTTCGGCTTCATGGTCCCGGGCGTGGTGATCTACTTCGCCATGTCCGACGACACCTCGCTCGCCGGGCTCCCCGCGGTAGCAAGCGGCCTAGCTCTGCTCGCCGTCGTGTCCGCCTTTCATCTGCCGACGCGCCGGGCGCCGGGCGGTGCTCCCGAGAAGACCAAGAATCAGCTGGCGAGCTCGTCGTTGCCGGAGCTGTTCAAGGCAGCGGGAGCGTTGCTCAAACGGCCCACCACGGCTGTGTTCGTCCTCGCCATGTTCTGCATGCAGACGTCGTTCACCGCCTACTCGGTTTTCTATCCCTTGCACGTGACCGACGTCGTGGGGCTGGCTCCGCGGTGGCTCGGTCTCATCACCAACGTGGGTGTCTTCATCGAGCTGGGATACATGGCCGCCTTCGCATGGTTCGTGCGCCGGCTGGGCTGGCGTTGGCTGATGGTCGCCGGAGCGATCGCGGCCGCGCTCCGGTTGGTTCTGCTCGCTGCCTTGCCGACGGCCGGCGTCGCCGTCGGCACCCAAGTGGTGCACGGCCTGGTGATCATCGTGCTGATGGTCGCCAGCAGGGTCGTCTTGGACCAGCAGGCTTCGAGCGCGATCCGGCACACCGCTCAAGGACTGTTCGCGATGATCGTGATAGGTGGTGGGCGCATCGCGGGCAGCGCTATCGGGGGCCTGATCGCGGCGCACAGCATCTCGGCGTTGTTCTGGAGCGCCGCCGCGCTCTCCGGGTTCGCCGCCGTACTGCTGGCATGGTGCCTCCGCCATTTCCACAGCGACCATCCGACGTGA
- a CDS encoding SDR family NAD(P)-dependent oxidoreductase, giving the protein MDLDLAGRRALVTGSSGGIGAAIANALAAEGCAVLIHGRNADAAQATAKRLRSAGAETGVVLGDLTADGVVDDVASAALAFGTDILVNNAGPFAEHDWNNARARDWLATYHGNVVTVAQITQALLPNMQERRWGRVINIGSRAVITPLANMVEYSAAKAAVVNMTTSLAQHLAGTGVTANCVSPGVIRTPSFERMFRQRMGAETVDWTRLEAEAVARYAPNPAGRLGRADDIADAVTFLASPRAGYINGVNLRVDGGITGTP; this is encoded by the coding sequence ATGGATCTTGACTTGGCTGGCCGCCGGGCGCTGGTGACTGGAAGCAGCGGCGGTATCGGCGCGGCCATCGCCAACGCGCTCGCCGCTGAGGGCTGCGCCGTCCTCATCCACGGCCGCAACGCTGACGCGGCACAGGCCACGGCCAAGCGGCTCCGCTCGGCTGGCGCCGAGACCGGTGTCGTGCTGGGAGACCTGACCGCCGACGGCGTCGTCGACGACGTTGCCTCGGCCGCCCTGGCGTTCGGGACCGACATCCTGGTCAACAACGCCGGTCCGTTCGCCGAACACGACTGGAACAACGCCCGTGCCCGGGACTGGTTGGCCACTTACCACGGGAACGTCGTGACGGTGGCGCAAATCACCCAGGCGTTGCTGCCCAACATGCAAGAACGGCGCTGGGGACGAGTGATCAACATCGGCAGCCGCGCGGTGATCACTCCGCTGGCCAACATGGTCGAGTACTCAGCGGCCAAGGCCGCGGTGGTGAACATGACCACTAGCCTGGCGCAACACCTGGCCGGCACCGGGGTCACGGCCAATTGCGTCAGCCCCGGCGTGATCCGGACTCCGTCGTTCGAGCGCATGTTCCGGCAGCGCATGGGTGCGGAGACCGTGGACTGGACCAGGCTGGAGGCCGAAGCCGTGGCCAGGTATGCGCCCAATCCGGCCGGCCGGCTCGGGCGGGCTGACGATATAGCCGATGCGGTGACCTTCTTGGCCAGCCCTCGCGCCGGGTACATCAACGGCGTGAACCTGCGCGTGGACGGCGGGATCACCGGCACGCCGTGA
- the glmM gene encoding phosphoglucosamine mutase yields MASLFGTDGVRGLANVELTAELALDLSVAAAHVLGEAGVFGPDRPLAVVGRDPRASGEFLEAAVVAGLASAGLDVLRVGVLPTPAIAFLTGRLQAELGVMISASHNPMPDNGIKFFAKGGHKLEDALEDAIEARLREPWKRPTGAAVGRVRDYPEGLETYVTHVVGSAPYRLDGLKVVIDCAHGAAFDASPEVIRRLGADVVTVCAEPDGLNINDGCGSTHIESLAQAVLDHGADAGIAHDGDADRCLAVDSKGEVIDGDRILAVLALAMQEQGTLRHDTLVATVMSNEGLRLAMRSAGITVIDTAVGDRYVLESMKANGYALGGEQSGHVIMLDYCTTGDGVLTAAHLLAQVSHTGRSLAELASVVEKLPQVLINVPGVDKSRVATDESVRNAVAAAEAELGDTGRVLLRPSGTEPLVRVMVEAATSEQAESVANGLAAVVEGALALRR; encoded by the coding sequence GTGGCGAGTCTGTTCGGTACCGACGGGGTCCGAGGTCTGGCGAACGTCGAGCTCACCGCGGAGCTGGCACTGGATCTGTCGGTCGCCGCGGCGCATGTGCTGGGCGAGGCGGGCGTTTTCGGGCCGGACCGCCCGCTGGCCGTCGTCGGCCGTGATCCGCGAGCCTCGGGCGAGTTTCTCGAGGCCGCGGTGGTGGCGGGCCTGGCCAGCGCCGGACTTGACGTCCTGCGAGTCGGAGTGCTGCCGACACCCGCGATAGCCTTCCTCACCGGCCGGCTTCAGGCCGAGCTCGGCGTCATGATCTCGGCCAGCCACAACCCGATGCCGGACAACGGCATCAAGTTCTTCGCCAAGGGTGGGCACAAGCTCGAAGACGCCCTCGAGGACGCCATCGAGGCCCGGCTGCGTGAGCCTTGGAAGCGGCCCACCGGCGCGGCGGTCGGGCGGGTCCGTGACTACCCCGAAGGCCTCGAAACCTATGTGACGCATGTGGTGGGCTCAGCCCCGTACCGGCTCGACGGCCTGAAGGTCGTCATCGACTGTGCGCACGGGGCAGCGTTCGACGCGTCGCCGGAGGTCATTCGCCGGCTTGGTGCGGACGTCGTCACGGTCTGCGCGGAGCCAGACGGCCTGAACATCAACGACGGTTGTGGCTCGACACACATCGAGTCTCTTGCGCAGGCGGTCCTCGACCACGGCGCCGACGCGGGTATCGCACATGACGGCGATGCCGATCGCTGCCTCGCGGTGGACTCCAAGGGCGAGGTTATCGACGGTGACCGGATCCTGGCCGTCCTCGCACTGGCCATGCAAGAACAAGGAACACTGCGTCACGACACCCTGGTCGCGACGGTGATGTCCAACGAGGGCCTTCGGCTGGCCATGCGGTCGGCGGGCATCACGGTCATCGACACGGCCGTGGGCGACCGATATGTACTCGAGTCGATGAAGGCGAACGGTTACGCGCTCGGCGGCGAGCAATCCGGGCACGTGATCATGCTCGACTACTGCACCACCGGTGACGGTGTGCTGACCGCCGCTCATTTGCTGGCCCAGGTATCGCATACCGGCCGTTCGCTGGCCGAACTGGCCAGTGTCGTGGAGAAGCTGCCCCAGGTACTGATCAACGTGCCCGGTGTGGACAAGAGCCGGGTAGCCACCGACGAGTCTGTCCGAAACGCCGTCGCGGCCGCTGAGGCAGAACTCGGCGATACCGGCCGGGTGCTCCTGCGCCCGTCGGGCACTGAACCTCTGGTGCGGGTCATGGTCGAGGCGGCGACGTCCGAACAGGCCGAGTCGGTGGCCAACGGCCTCGCGGCTGTGGTGGAGGGCGCGCTCGCCCTTCGGCGCTGA
- a CDS encoding DUF1876 domain-containing protein — translation MEVQEVVTMTLASWNIDVALSEDDTYTDATATLHLPDGTNLQAQGHAKRNPADPAQPQIGEEIATARALSSLVDQLLGKAADEIEQVTHEPAHLNA, via the coding sequence ATGGAAGTACAGGAGGTGGTCACCATGACGTTGGCCAGCTGGAACATCGATGTCGCCCTGAGCGAGGACGATACCTACACCGATGCCACCGCGACCTTGCATCTGCCCGACGGCACGAACCTACAGGCCCAGGGGCACGCGAAACGCAACCCCGCTGATCCGGCTCAACCGCAGATCGGTGAGGAGATCGCGACCGCACGGGCGTTGTCCAGCCTCGTCGACCAGCTACTCGGCAAGGCAGCCGACGAGATCGAACAGGTCACGCACGAGCCCGCACACCTGAACGCCTGA